The Euphorbia lathyris chromosome 4, ddEupLath1.1, whole genome shotgun sequence genomic interval AATGAAATAGAACAACTTATAACTAGAGTCATTCACGCATTTGACTCTATTTTAGGGGTTTTCTGTTGCTGCAATTGCAGACACAATAGGACTTCTAACTATATGTGTCCCCTTAGTCTCGTACCAGGTTAAAAATCCATAATTCCCAAAATAATCACTTTGTGGAATCACACTATCAGATTCCAAATTGATGTCTACTGTTAAGTTAAACTCAGCTTTACTATACTTCCCCGAAAAGCTTAGCACCGGTGGTTGCACGACAGCTTTCATGCCCGGAGGAACTTCCACGGTCTCATTATAAACAGAGACAGTATCTACTACACTTGTTAATGTTCTTCTGAAAGTTAAAGTGGTCGTCTCACTGTTGTTCAAGATGACCATGAAAGAAGGATAATTTAGATCCAAACTTGCTTGACTGCATGTATAATTTGATGTTGCGATTATAATCTTGATTTACTGGCTCGTGTAGTTCAATACACATAGACTATATACTTGGACCATAACGAATTCACTGGCTCAATTCCTACTAATGTTGGGAACTCTGAGCGACCTTTTGATTTTATGGCTGGCTGGATAGCAACCAATTATCAGGAACAATTCCTGATCATCAGGACCATGTCTCTGTAAACAAACATAGCTCATCAAATACTGGAACTGTTAATGGATGACGTTCTTCACCATTCACAAAAATACTCCTTAGAACCATTCAAACTTCTACTAATTCATCCAATTAGTTCCACAACTAGAAGAAAACTAGAACTGAAATTAATGAAGCATATTATATTACTAAATATTACATAGTTATCCACATAGGACATACTCCACCGTTTGATttgaaaatcatatacatgataattttttatatcatttttttgttACATTATCACATATTATTTAAATCCAAGATTTACATCAATATAAGAATGTATTTGGGAGTAAAAAGAAGAAACGAAAGCCCAATTATGAATTCCCTTGGAATAAAAAGTCGATACTTTTTGAGTTACCGTATTGGAAGCACAACTTATCCCGCCACAATCTTGATGTCATGCATATAGAGAAAAACATTTGTGATAATATATTAGGGACTTTGTTGAGTATTTCAGGTAAGAGTAAAGATCATCTAAATGCTCGATTAGATTTGCAAGATATGGGAATTAGGAAGATCCTCCATCCACGGCCTTCTAGTGACAAGCAACACTTTGAATACGAGGCTGCCTGTTTTGACATGACCAAAAAAGAGAAGGAAGTCTTTTGTAAAGTACTAAAAATGGCTAAATTACCATATGGGTGTGCATCCAATATTGGCCGATGTTTACAAATGGTTAATAGGAAAGTATCAGGGTATAAGAGCCATGATGCTCATTTCATACTTCAATATTTGTTACAATTTGCTGTGAAAAAAGTCATTAAAGGCTGAGGTTGCATTATTTTTGATTCGATTGGGTGCATTCTTTAGAGGGTTGTGTAATAAAGTTGTTCATCCAAATGAGTTAAAGGGGTTGCAAGAAGAGGTTGTGGAAACACTTTGCCAGCTTGAGATGATATTTCCACCCTCTTTCTTTGATATAATGGTTCACTTGTCAATACATTTGTGCAAAGAAGTTCAGCTTGGTGGTCCTATGCATAATAGGTGGATGTTTCCAATTGAACGCTACTTGGGGAAGTTGAAGTCCTATGTTCGCAATAGATCAAGACCGGAAGGGTGTATATCTGAAGGGTATTTGACAGAAGAATGTGTCACTTTTTGCTCAAGATACTTGGGTGATAGTGTGAAAAACAAACTCCTTAGTTGGTCGGTTGGTATTGGGGGTTCAATTGTTCCTATGGTCGGTTATCCTCTAGGGAGGAAGAAAAATAAGCTTGGGAATTCTATTCATTTGGATGATGACACTTGGGATAAAGCTCACCGCTACATTATTTTCAATTGCGGAAATGAAGAAGTGGAGAAGTACATAGAGTAAGAATAATCTGTCCATTTCAAATTCTTTcaaattctgaatttttattaattttttaattatacatGAATATATCTTTTATGTTTGTATTTCATTATGTTATTCATTTCTAGGGAACATAGGAATTTGTTGAAAAGTTTTCCAAAGACACAAAGGTATAAAAAAGAAAGAGCACACAGTTTAGAATTTCATAAGTGGTTTAAGGATGAAGTTCAAAGGAAGGTTTTTATTTCTAGTGATCTATTATGTTTGGCGAAGGGTCCAATTCTAGCAGCAAAGAGGTTTAGTGGATATGTTATAAATGGATCCAGATTTCATACTAAGAAAAGAGACAAAAAGTGTACAACCCAAAATAGTGGTGTCTTGTTAACAGCTCTAACCACAAGTTTTGCAAGTTCAAAGGATCGAAATCCAAAAGTCGGGGATGTTAATTACTATGGATCAATTGAAGATATCATTGAAGTTGATTACTGGGGGGCATTTAGTGTGGTTTTATTTAGATGCTCTTGGTACCAAGAAGAAAATGATGATTATGGGTTTCCTCGAGTTAATTTTAGTAAGGTATATCAAAAAGATGACCCCTTTGTGATGGCCTCATAAGTGCTTCAATTATTTTTCATTGAAGATCCTATAGAAAAGGATTCACACTATGTTATTAAGAAGTTGCCTATGGAATGGTCTGGTATAGAAGAATGCAATGGTGCCATTGAGGAAGATATGAATGTTGTGGATATAAGAGAGACAAATCCTGTGTTGTGTGCTGAAATTTATATTAATGAAGCTAGTTGGTCTAGAGATGACATCCTTGTAAGGCAAATCCCATATCCAACAAATACAGACTTGGCATCAATGAATTACCTTGCAAATAATGTTGATTCAGACATTGACAATACTGATTGGGATTGGATGGACTCCAATAAGTAAATGTATGTTTTCTTAGCAACCTTTCttcaaataaatttatatatatggtTTGAATTGCATCTTTTCTTAGCATCTGATTGAGAtaatattttgaaattatatgtagtttgtatatttttttcatgCTATGTATATGTTTATCCTTGTTTGGGATACGTTGAGAATTACCTCTAGTTTGAGATTTGTTAAGAATTGGTACCTGTTAGCATTGCTAATGTTTAAACTCAATTTTTTAATTGGTACATGTGCTACTATTTTGTTGCATAATGATGGAGAAAAAGTTTGGTATTAAATTCTACCATAGAGGAGATTTCAAGAACAACGAGTATGTTGGTGGTGAGATTTGTGAGTTGTCAACTTATGAAGATCCAGACCTGATCTCATTTACTTCATTAATGAGTGATGTCAAACATGAGCTGAAATATACTGAAATTTGTGGCATGTATGTCAAGACAAGAGACAAAAGAGGATTCAAACTCCTTACGAATGACAAAGATGTCATTGATTACATGGAGCAAATAGTTGATTCAAGGACTTTGGAATTTTTCATTGACAATGTGGTTGACCAAACTAGTATAGTTGTGAAACAAACACAACCATTTGTCCTTGTTAAACCAAAGAAGCTTCCCACCGAAGGTAATTTGTggtgttttgttttttattacacttttgcTATAATATTTGATTACTTGAAATTTCATATGTAGAAATTCCATTGAGAAGAAGTCCAAGGTCAAAAGGTGAAAAGTGCAAGTTTGTCACTCTCAAAAGTATTCAAGAAGAGAGTAGGGCACGGATTGCTACTAAAGCTAAAAAGAAAGAGTTGCAAAGAAAGCAAGAGCTCATGCAAGTTGAAGTTTTTCCAGGTGATGAAGAGATAGGAGATTCTGATGATATTGAAGAGAATGGTCATGTCGGACAGGATGAGGACTTGGTTAATGAACAAAACTCTTATCTTAATTTTGAAGCAATATTATTGTTGATTATCTGACTAAGGTTGATTGTAACTAAATGCAGCCTCAGGATAAAGAATCTCTTGTACAAATTGGCGAGAATGAATATGAGCAACTCATGATTGATAATATTGCAAAGAACAAAGCAAAGATTATTGCACTCCGTATGGATTCACTTTCTTCCTCTATGAGGAATTCTGTAAATCAAAAGGATGAAAATCATAATGCATAATCGAAGGTATAATGGCTTAAACATAAAtctttactttatgttttattttgtaaCCTTCTAACATAATCAAATAACattcaacaaaagaaaaaaacaagaaagaaaagggatACTAGCAACCTCAATGTAACTAGGAGGACAACACGTTCCCTAGCACTTGCCATTGATGAGGCTGCTAAGAAAACAACCACGGATGCTGCAGTAGACGGGTATGCTGAAAAAATAATGGCTACGGAGATAATAGTATGTTATTCTagtcttaattttcttttttgttctttcttatacacactatgccattttccctttcacatgacacaagatacatgacagacatttgttttcgtgtcgtctgaatattttttgtgacagtattttaactgtatgtcatctgaaggcgaaataaaaaaatacgctagattctcagatgacattacgattacagaatcctgtcatccaaagaaaatgcgcgttttcattaaatttgatgcgctcaacagatgacacttctaataaatgaatgtcattgtatgccgaaaacaaaaaagtggcaaatgaaatttcacttacgcggccataccaaattttaggcgctctatatcatttgactgaaatttcagctgatatataaaccctctctcaatcccaaaccccagtttaggttacgcaagcttcatccctctcatccctctcatcccgctctatctccatggttgatttgaacatgcaatatTCACTGGGTGAGCTTGAAATAtggtactggtaagccatattttcttcgttcctagctgtattagagtatcattgttccttactctatcttttcctcatccgatttactttggtgtatgtcgatttcagcagctggtataatgattttgtgattttcagacctatcgttgaatggtttagatctctcgcttagctacactgattttattgtatttagattcactgctgtaaagcttgggtctttatcttttttaatctagggcaagacagtgcctgatacagtagatggtatgaactcatctgattcctttttatttgaacactatttgcagggatagtaagaatgcttcagtacatgggaaggttgactgaagagattgtcaatcggttcatacctttagcatatgggaagatttctttaacttgctgaatatatattaatgttatgttggtttgaactgattggtcatgcctttagaagtgattgtgtatgtttgatgtactgttttggaacctagaactcattgatttaggaaactagcctgatttagtatatatattgttatatgggcttgaactgaacgattacatatatgtatgatgttttgggtgatgatgaaatgattggtatgaactgattggttagatataactgtttaggaagctaggactcataaagtttatgtatgaatgatcattaagcatgtggctgattaggcatactctaaagctttgaatgttcattgagattggcactactcttacacctatgagttatactgttagaagtgattgagtatgtgtatgtgtatgaaacatgtttatgtatgatgttctgttgatgtttatgtttgaggttctgtatgagtatgtgtacgattgttcatttgggcatgtagcttattaatcatgcatcaagtattagaggaacattgtaaaagggtcattgagcatatatgaagcatgtattaaaaggtaaatttaggctaattgcatgtactgatatggcttgcaaatgataagatatcaccatactcttttttatctgaacatgacctatgatgacaagtaaggaataagttgtcttgaataagtaaggaatagacatgcacgaataagttgtctacttgttatagcatgttcacttgaatatacatgtctacttgaataagttgtctacttgttatagcatgttcacttgaata includes:
- the LOC136225523 gene encoding uncharacterized protein translates to MMEKKFGIKFYHRGDFKNNEYVGGEICELSTYEDPDLISFTSLMSDVKHELKYTEICGMYVKTRDKRGFKLLTNDKDVIDYMEQIVDSRTLEFFIDNVVDQTSIVVKQTQPFVLVKPKKLPTEEIPLRRSPRSKGEKCKFVTLKSIQEESRARIATKAKKKELQRKQELMQVEVFPGDEEIGDSDDIEENGHVGQDEDLPQDKESLVQIGENEYEQLMIDNIAKNKAKIIALRMDSLSSSMRNSVNQKDENHNA